The proteins below are encoded in one region of Thermosulfurimonas marina:
- a CDS encoding aconitate hydratase, which produces MGLTVAEKILERHLVKGSLRRGEPIAIRIDQTLTQDATGTMAYLEFEAIGLDRVRTELSVSYVDHNLLQTDFRNADDHRFLQTVAARYGIWFSRPGNGICHQVHLERFARPGKTLLGSDSHTPTAGGCGMIAIGAGGLDVAMAMAGEPFHLIMPRIVGVYLTGKLPPWVSARDVALWLLRRLTVKGGLGKILEYCGPGVKELSVPDRATIANLGTEMGATTSVFPSDEVTRAWLYAQGREGDFEEILPDEGAHYDEVIELDLSTLEPLAACPSSPDNVKPVAEIAGRPVAQVIIGSCANSSLRDLLVVAEVLSRHPVHRDTCLEINPGSLQVVENLEALSAFRKLVHGGARIHQCGCLGCIGMGQAPPTEAISLRTFTRNFPGRSGTRPDYVYLVSPETAVASAVRGVITDPRELGEYPEIRLPERFILNDTLLVPPLPEEEARKVEIIRGPNIVPLPKFDPLPEDLEGEILLKVGDNITTDHIMPAGAKILPLRSNLPAISEYVFSAVDPEFSQKALALKERGRAVVILGGENYGQGSSREHAALAPRYLGVRLKIAKSFARIHKANLINFGILPAVLANPADYERLSAGDRVRLKGIREALSQGATEVPLEVEGKGEIPLRLDLTERDREIILAGGLLNVVKK; this is translated from the coding sequence ATGGGACTTACGGTGGCGGAAAAGATCCTCGAGCGCCATCTGGTAAAGGGTTCTCTTAGGCGGGGAGAGCCCATAGCCATCCGTATCGATCAGACCTTGACCCAGGATGCCACGGGGACCATGGCCTATCTCGAATTCGAGGCCATAGGGCTTGACCGGGTGCGCACCGAGCTTTCGGTCTCCTATGTGGACCACAATCTTTTGCAGACGGACTTTCGCAACGCTGACGACCATCGTTTTCTCCAGACCGTGGCCGCCCGTTACGGGATCTGGTTTTCGCGTCCGGGAAACGGGATCTGTCACCAGGTTCACCTGGAACGCTTTGCCCGGCCGGGGAAGACCCTTCTCGGCTCAGACAGTCACACCCCCACCGCTGGGGGCTGCGGGATGATAGCCATCGGGGCCGGGGGGCTTGATGTGGCTATGGCCATGGCCGGAGAGCCTTTTCACCTGATCATGCCCCGCATCGTAGGGGTCTATCTCACCGGAAAGCTCCCTCCCTGGGTCTCGGCCCGGGATGTGGCCCTGTGGCTGCTGCGCCGGCTTACGGTCAAGGGCGGCCTGGGAAAGATCCTAGAGTATTGCGGTCCGGGGGTAAAGGAGCTTTCCGTTCCGGACCGGGCCACCATCGCCAATCTGGGCACGGAGATGGGGGCCACTACCAGTGTCTTTCCCTCCGACGAGGTCACCCGGGCCTGGCTTTATGCTCAGGGTAGGGAAGGGGACTTTGAGGAGATCCTTCCGGATGAAGGGGCTCACTATGATGAGGTGATCGAGCTTGATCTCTCCACCCTCGAGCCCCTTGCGGCCTGCCCTTCCTCTCCGGACAACGTAAAGCCCGTGGCCGAGATCGCCGGCCGTCCCGTGGCCCAGGTTATCATCGGCTCCTGTGCCAACTCCTCCCTTCGGGACCTTTTGGTGGTGGCCGAGGTCCTTTCGCGCCATCCGGTGCACCGGGACACTTGTCTGGAGATCAATCCCGGATCCCTTCAGGTGGTGGAGAACCTTGAGGCCCTTTCGGCCTTTCGCAAGCTGGTCCACGGCGGGGCCCGCATCCACCAGTGCGGGTGTCTGGGTTGTATCGGCATGGGACAGGCCCCCCCTACGGAGGCCATCTCCCTGCGAACCTTCACCCGCAACTTTCCCGGCCGCTCGGGCACCCGTCCGGACTATGTCTACCTGGTCTCACCGGAGACCGCGGTGGCCTCGGCCGTGCGCGGGGTGATCACCGATCCGCGAGAGCTCGGAGAATATCCGGAGATCCGCCTCCCAGAGCGTTTCATCCTCAACGACACCCTTCTCGTTCCTCCTCTTCCGGAAGAAGAAGCCCGGAAGGTGGAGATCATCCGGGGGCCGAACATCGTGCCCCTTCCCAAGTTTGATCCCCTGCCCGAGGACCTGGAGGGGGAGATCCTTCTCAAGGTGGGGGACAACATTACCACCGACCATATCATGCCCGCGGGGGCCAAGATCCTTCCCCTGCGTAGCAACCTTCCGGCCATAAGTGAATATGTCTTTTCGGCGGTGGACCCGGAATTTTCTCAAAAGGCCCTGGCCCTTAAGGAGAGGGGGCGGGCGGTGGTGATCCTCGGAGGCGAAAACTACGGTCAGGGTTCCTCCCGGGAGCATGCGGCCTTGGCCCCCCGCTATCTCGGGGTGCGCCTCAAGATCGCCAAGAGCTTTGCCCGCATCCACAAGGCCAATCTCATTAATTTTGGCATTCTTCCGGCGGTGCTGGCCAACCCTGCGGACTACGAGCGGCTTTCTGCGGGCGATCGGGTGCGCCTCAAGGGGATCCGCGAGGCCCTCTCTCAAGGAGCTACGGAGGTCCCCCTGGAGGTAGAGGGCAAGGGGGAGATCCCCTTAAGGCTTGACCTTACCGAGAGAGACCGGGAGATCATCCTTGCGGGCGGCCTCCTCAATGTGGTGAAGAAATGA
- a CDS encoding lytic murein transglycosylase, with translation MKRKFLVWALGVSFWASLALAGSSPFEPVKERLVREGFSREKVEALFSDPRVRFLPEIMPRKLTWDETKLPYQQFLRPERLARARAFLEAWRPFLSEIEARFGVEKEVLVALLLVESDLGRHHGHYEVFNVLASMAASSDWERVKPYLPQELSPEEEARLKEIMARRSRWAYRELRVLLEISEKYGLDPLALKGSIFGAFGYPQFVPSSFRDYAVDGDGDGRVDLYTLTDALASAANYLRRHGWRPGLSREEKKRVLLTYNHSEPYAETVLAIAERLKPLKDTEGRKGGSGKTAAPGT, from the coding sequence ATGAAAAGGAAGTTCCTGGTTTGGGCTTTGGGGGTCTCTTTCTGGGCCTCCCTGGCCTTGGCCGGCTCTTCCCCTTTTGAACCCGTGAAAGAAAGGCTGGTGCGCGAGGGGTTTTCTCGGGAGAAGGTGGAGGCCCTCTTTTCCGATCCCCGGGTGCGCTTTCTTCCGGAGATTATGCCCCGTAAGCTCACCTGGGACGAGACCAAACTCCCCTACCAGCAATTTTTGCGGCCGGAGCGCTTGGCCCGGGCCCGGGCCTTTCTTGAGGCCTGGAGGCCCTTTCTTTCGGAGATCGAGGCCCGGTTCGGGGTGGAAAAGGAGGTCCTGGTGGCCCTTCTTCTGGTGGAGTCCGACCTCGGCCGCCATCACGGCCATTACGAGGTCTTCAATGTCTTGGCCAGCATGGCGGCTTCCTCCGACTGGGAGCGGGTGAAACCCTACCTTCCGCAGGAACTCTCCCCGGAAGAAGAAGCCCGTTTAAAGGAGATTATGGCCCGCCGTTCGCGCTGGGCCTATAGGGAACTCCGGGTGCTCCTTGAGATCTCCGAAAAGTACGGCTTGGATCCTCTGGCCCTTAAGGGTTCTATTTTTGGGGCCTTTGGCTACCCCCAGTTCGTGCCCTCGAGTTTTCGCGACTATGCCGTGGACGGCGACGGGGACGGCCGGGTGGACCTTTACACCTTGACCGACGCCCTGGCCAGCGCAGCCAATTATCTTCGGCGCCACGGCTGGCGCCCGGGGCTCTCCCGCGAAGAAAAAAAGCGGGTCCTTCTCACCTACAATCACAGCGAACCCTATGCGGAGACCGTGCTCGCCATCGCCGAGCGTCTCAAGCCTCTGAAGGATACAGAAGGAAGGAAAGGTGGTTCCGGAAAGACCGCCGCGCCCGGAACTTGA
- a CDS encoding UPF0182 family protein, with translation MKIRLFILIIALAGLLLLSLRPLAGFYTEYLWYQDLGYLGVFLLRFKVEALLFLAAALVCGGLFFLHGWLVHRLASREAFWSRYFDPRLRTFLSEKFRGAFRLLSLLVALAFGFSARPLWSEALLALKGETFGLKDPLLHLDVGFYLFRLPFMRYLGDLALALWTLAFLFGVLLFLAFGHLEAGGRLGLRLSLPFRKYLAVMFALFFLRLAYDLFLDRADLLFDSRGVVFGAGYTEARVVLPALNALVVLSLVAAVLSAAFVLKPRREILFGLVGGYALIYFLGLKFLPGLVHRYVVQPNELDKEKPYIAREIRFTRLAYGLERVTEKPFRFGPPLTHKDLEEEAATVRNIRLWDHQPLLETYSQIQEIRTYYRFVSVDNDRYLLNGELRQVMLSARELSYPDLPSRSWINLHLIYTHGYGLTLGVVNQVSPEGLPVLLIKDIPPRSLVDLRVLRPEIYFGELTETYAVVNTRLKEFDYPAGEKNVYTTYRGKTGVRVGGLLRRLLFAYHFGTSKFLFSQDILSDSRILYHREIRERVKRVVPFMLVDQDPYLVIGRDGRLFWFVDLYTVSDRFPYSRPVKGLGNYVRNSGLAVVDAYHGTVELYLKDPQDPLVRTYQKIFGIFRPLSALREDLRAHLRYPHRLFSLQAQLYARYHMTDPRVFYNQEDLWEIPKSPKDPRRYIRAYYTIMRLPGERRPEFILMVPFTPAKKSNLSAWMCARCDPAHYGQMLVYRFPKQTLVYGPQQIESRINQDPEISRQISLWDQRGSRVILGTLLVIPVKGNLLYVQPLYLKSESGQIPELKRVIVAYRNRIVMAETLEKALERLFAPSPKEKAQEALEEGVQALKEGARAGWEYLRELYRRAEEALRRGNLEEFGRLWKEIGQSLEKRP, from the coding sequence GTGAAAATCCGTCTATTTATCCTCATTATTGCTCTGGCCGGGCTTCTCCTCCTTTCCTTGCGACCCCTGGCCGGCTTTTATACCGAATATCTCTGGTACCAGGACCTGGGGTATCTGGGGGTCTTTCTTCTGCGGTTCAAGGTGGAGGCCCTTCTCTTTCTGGCCGCGGCCCTGGTCTGCGGGGGGCTCTTTTTCCTCCATGGCTGGCTGGTGCATCGTTTGGCTTCGCGGGAGGCCTTCTGGTCCCGGTATTTTGATCCGCGCCTGCGGACTTTTCTTTCGGAAAAATTCCGCGGGGCCTTTCGGCTGCTTTCCCTGTTGGTGGCCCTGGCCTTTGGGTTTTCGGCTCGCCCCCTGTGGTCCGAGGCCCTTCTGGCCCTAAAAGGAGAGACCTTCGGCCTCAAAGATCCCCTTCTCCATCTGGATGTAGGCTTTTACCTCTTCCGGCTTCCTTTTATGCGCTATCTCGGGGATCTGGCCCTGGCGCTCTGGACTCTGGCCTTTCTTTTCGGGGTCCTCCTCTTTCTCGCCTTTGGCCACCTGGAGGCCGGAGGGCGCCTGGGCCTGAGGCTCTCCCTTCCTTTTCGGAAATATCTGGCGGTGATGTTCGCCCTCTTTTTCCTGCGCCTGGCCTACGACCTCTTTCTGGACCGGGCGGACCTTCTTTTTGATTCCCGGGGGGTGGTCTTCGGGGCCGGCTATACCGAGGCCCGGGTGGTCCTTCCAGCCCTGAATGCCCTGGTGGTCCTTTCCCTGGTTGCCGCCGTACTTTCGGCGGCCTTTGTCCTTAAGCCCCGGCGGGAGATCCTCTTCGGCCTGGTCGGGGGCTATGCCCTGATCTATTTTCTGGGTCTCAAGTTCCTCCCCGGCCTGGTGCATCGCTATGTGGTCCAGCCCAACGAACTGGACAAGGAAAAACCCTATATCGCCCGAGAGATCCGTTTCACCCGTCTGGCCTATGGGCTGGAACGGGTTACGGAAAAGCCCTTCCGTTTCGGTCCTCCTCTTACCCACAAGGATCTTGAAGAAGAGGCCGCCACGGTTCGGAACATCCGTCTCTGGGATCACCAGCCGCTCCTGGAGACCTACAGTCAAATCCAGGAGATCCGCACCTACTATCGTTTCGTCTCCGTAGATAACGACCGTTATCTCTTGAACGGGGAGTTGCGGCAGGTCATGCTCTCGGCCCGCGAACTCTCCTATCCCGACCTTCCCAGCCGTTCCTGGATCAACCTCCACCTCATCTATACCCACGGTTACGGGCTCACCCTAGGGGTGGTCAACCAGGTTTCTCCGGAGGGACTTCCGGTCCTCCTTATCAAGGACATTCCTCCTCGCTCTCTGGTGGATCTTCGAGTCCTTCGTCCAGAGATCTATTTCGGGGAACTCACGGAGACCTACGCCGTGGTCAATACCCGTCTCAAGGAGTTTGACTATCCGGCCGGAGAAAAAAACGTCTATACTACCTACCGGGGAAAGACCGGGGTGCGGGTGGGGGGTCTCCTGCGGCGTCTCCTCTTTGCCTATCATTTCGGGACCAGCAAGTTCCTTTTTTCCCAGGACATCCTTTCTGACTCCCGCATTCTTTATCATCGAGAGATCCGGGAGCGGGTGAAGAGGGTAGTGCCTTTTATGCTGGTGGACCAGGACCCTTACCTGGTGATCGGCCGTGACGGGCGGCTTTTCTGGTTCGTGGACCTCTACACGGTCTCCGACCGTTTCCCTTATTCTCGCCCGGTAAAGGGTCTGGGCAACTACGTGCGCAATTCGGGGCTTGCCGTGGTGGACGCCTACCACGGTACGGTGGAGCTTTACCTCAAGGATCCGCAGGACCCTCTGGTGCGCACCTATCAGAAGATCTTCGGTATCTTTCGCCCCCTTTCGGCCCTGCGCGAGGATCTGCGGGCCCACCTCCGCTACCCTCACCGTCTCTTTTCCCTTCAGGCCCAGCTTTACGCCCGCTATCACATGACCGATCCCCGGGTCTTTTACAATCAGGAAGATCTCTGGGAGATCCCTAAAAGTCCCAAAGATCCGCGGCGCTACATCCGGGCTTACTACACTATTATGCGCCTTCCCGGGGAGAGGCGTCCGGAATTCATCCTCATGGTGCCCTTCACCCCGGCCAAAAAGAGTAATCTTTCGGCCTGGATGTGTGCACGCTGTGATCCCGCGCACTACGGCCAGATGCTGGTCTACCGTTTCCCCAAACAGACCCTGGTTTATGGGCCACAGCAGATCGAGTCCCGCATCAACCAGGATCCGGAGATCTCTCGCCAGATCTCCCTCTGGGACCAGCGGGGAAGCCGGGTGATCCTGGGGACCCTTCTGGTCATTCCGGTCAAGGGCAACCTCCTTTATGTGCAACCCCTTTATCTTAAGTCCGAAAGCGGGCAGATTCCGGAGCTTAAGCGGGTGATCGTGGCTTACCGCAACCGTATTGTGATGGCCGAAACCCTGGAAAAGGCTCTGGAAAGGCTCTTTGCTCCTTCTCCCAAGGAGAAGGCCCAAGAGGCCCTTGAAGAGGGGGTGCAGGCCCTTAAGGAGGGGGCCCGGGCCGGATGGGAATATCTCCGGGAGCTTTATCGTCGGGCCGAGGAGGCCCTGCGTCGGGGTAATCTGGAGGAGTTTGGAAGGCTCTGGAAGGAAATCGGACAAAGCCTGGAGAAGAGGCCATGA